The bacterium region AGAGTAAAAATTACCATGAGAATTGGAGTATTGAGTGGTGGAGGAGATGTGCCAGGTTTAAATCCGGCAATTCGTGGATGTGTGTTGCGGGCAATGGATTTCGGCTGGGAAGTAGTGGGAATTAATGAGGGCTGGAAGGGATTGATTGAGGGTTTGACTGAGTCCTTGGAAATTTCCCAAGTGGAAGATTTA contains the following coding sequences:
- a CDS encoding 6-phosphofructokinase, yielding MRIGVLSGGGDVPGLNPAIRGCVLRAMDFGWEVVGINEGWKGLIEGLTESLEISQVEDL